One window from the genome of Hydra vulgaris chromosome 02, alternate assembly HydraT2T_AEP encodes:
- the LOC100209288 gene encoding T-box transcription factor TBX6L, whose product MVVTKQGRRMFPAPEIILSGLDPNKSYIIFMDIVPVDNAKYKWTKKSWIMHDKNDSCWSSEIFVHPDSPLLGLQWIKKSISFKTLKLTNNSSNSKGNIHLSSMHKYQPRIHVTQTCDMHLINVQPFCTFVFKECQFIAVTAYQNPKITDLKIKYNPFAKGFRDEFNKKVPFKLVRSKKPSTKKRKIDDKLNIKQTLVKRELVPNIEQLTTLSSSEGIELSAEKLIDELTLPGSTSRKNLELLCQPYSNSSPFNLTIAKSSFT is encoded by the exons ATGGTTGTGACAAAACAAGGaag acgaATGTTTCCAGCACCTGAGATTATTTTATCGGGACTAGATCCAAATAAgtcatatattatttttatggatATTGTTCCAGTTGACAATGCAAAGTACAAATggacaaaaaaaagttggataATGCATGATAAAAACGACAGTTGTTGGTCTTCAGAAATATTTGTTCACCCAGACAGTCCTCTTTTAGGTTTGCAAtggattaaaaaatcaataagttTCAAGACTCTGAAGCTCACCAACAACTCATCTAACTCAAAAggaaat ATTCATTTGAGCTCGATGCACAAGTATCAACCTCGTATTCATGTTACACAAACTTGCGATATGCATTTAATCAATGTTCAGCctttttgtacttttgtttttaaagaatgcCAGTTCATAGCAGTTACAGCATATCAAAACCCTAAG attacagatttaaaaattaaatacaaccCGTTTGCAAAAGGATTTCGAGATGAGTTCAATAAAAAGGTTCCTTTCAAACTAGTGCGTTCCAAAAAGCCGTCTACGAAAAAACGAAAAATCGATg acaagttgaacataaaacaaaccTTAGTAAAAAGAGAACTGGTACCAAATATTGAACAATTAACAACTTTGTCGTCATCAGAAGGGATTGAACTGTCAGCTGAAAAGTTAATCGATGAACTTACCCTTCCTGGATCAACTTCAAGAAAAAACTTGGAGCTTCTTTGCCAGCCTTATTCTAACTCCAGCCCTTTCAATCTCACAATTGCAAAATCAAGTTTCACATAA